A single genomic interval of Trichocoleus desertorum ATA4-8-CV12 harbors:
- a CDS encoding DUF1636 domain-containing protein encodes MSEHTLFICKGCGPDRKSGAPHLLDQVLASDAVQPSGLQIEATSCLWTCDRPCSASLICPGKYSYHFTDLSPDQASDLLTFAAQYQGSDDGYVKPPKMPESLLPKLLVRIPSPPAA; translated from the coding sequence ATGTCTGAGCATACCTTATTCATTTGCAAAGGCTGTGGCCCCGATCGCAAAAGCGGTGCTCCTCATCTCCTAGATCAAGTGTTGGCATCTGATGCAGTTCAACCATCTGGGTTACAGATTGAAGCCACAAGCTGTCTGTGGACTTGCGATCGCCCCTGCTCTGCCTCGTTGATCTGTCCGGGCAAGTATAGCTATCACTTTACCGATTTGTCACCGGATCAAGCCAGCGATCTATTGACCTTTGCGGCTCAGTATCAAGGCAGTGATGATGGCTATGTCAAACCACCCAAAATGCCAGAATCGTTGCTACCCAAACTGCTAGTTCGTATCCCTTCCCCTCCGGCTGCTTGA
- a CDS encoding MFS transporter encodes MESSQPTSLRKFLILWSGQIASVLGTEMTNFAITLWAWELTGQATPLALIFFFTRTPKVIAASFAGVLVDRWNRKQLMMIGDGMAGISTVMLLGLLLTNQLAIWHLYVAGAVNGLFGYFQDLAYSTSMSQIVPKQHYARATAMDSYLTYSGSAILAPAIAGILYPLIKLPGILLIDLVTFLIAVSIVWLTTIPQPQIEAKPFSKAQLWEEFTFGFRYIFRHPSLLAILLFLLNSNLLTNAAWAIQPVMILARSQDNATALASVQAAIGIGGVVGGVLLSVWGGPKRRIHGLLLGQTFGELSSVMLGLSKSLPLWMGTGFLAAVFSPFIGSSNQAIWLSKVDPAVQGKVFASRYLIAQLAAPLGLAIAGPLADKVFEPAMQPGGVLAPLFSSIFGTGNGAGMALQFTLFSILGVLVGVGGYAFRTLRDVETLVPDYDIKT; translated from the coding sequence ATGGAATCCAGTCAACCCACCAGCTTACGGAAGTTCCTCATTCTCTGGAGTGGGCAGATTGCGTCTGTACTGGGCACGGAGATGACCAACTTTGCGATCACCCTCTGGGCCTGGGAACTCACAGGCCAGGCAACTCCTTTAGCCTTGATTTTCTTCTTTACCCGCACCCCCAAAGTGATTGCAGCCTCCTTTGCTGGGGTGCTTGTCGATCGCTGGAATCGCAAGCAATTGATGATGATTGGCGATGGCATGGCAGGGATCTCTACCGTGATGCTGCTCGGCTTGCTGCTCACCAACCAACTCGCGATTTGGCATTTGTATGTTGCAGGAGCCGTGAATGGTCTGTTTGGTTACTTTCAAGACCTGGCCTATTCGACTTCGATGTCGCAAATTGTGCCCAAGCAGCACTACGCCAGAGCCACCGCGATGGATTCTTATCTCACCTACTCTGGCTCCGCAATTCTGGCTCCCGCGATCGCAGGCATTCTCTATCCTTTAATCAAGCTTCCAGGTATTCTCCTGATTGATCTCGTCACGTTCCTGATAGCGGTCAGCATTGTTTGGTTGACTACCATTCCGCAACCCCAGATCGAAGCCAAACCATTCTCTAAAGCTCAACTTTGGGAAGAATTCACCTTTGGTTTTCGCTATATTTTCCGCCATCCCAGCTTATTAGCGATCCTCCTGTTTTTACTCAATTCCAATCTCCTGACCAATGCAGCCTGGGCAATTCAACCTGTGATGATTTTGGCTCGCAGTCAAGACAATGCCACCGCACTTGCTAGCGTTCAAGCCGCGATCGGAATCGGAGGTGTGGTCGGGGGTGTCCTCCTGAGTGTCTGGGGTGGCCCGAAACGCCGTATTCATGGCTTACTCTTAGGCCAAACTTTCGGTGAACTCAGCAGTGTAATGTTGGGATTGTCGAAATCTTTACCGCTTTGGATGGGCACAGGATTCCTTGCCGCTGTCTTTTCTCCCTTCATCGGTAGCTCGAATCAAGCGATTTGGCTCTCCAAGGTCGATCCGGCAGTTCAAGGAAAGGTGTTTGCTTCTCGTTATCTGATTGCTCAATTGGCGGCACCCTTGGGATTGGCGATCGCTGGCCCTCTTGCCGATAAAGTTTTTGAACCCGCTATGCAACCCGGAGGCGTTCTCGCACCTCTATTCAGCAGTATCTTCGGCACAGGAAACGGTGCAGGCATGGCCCTACAATTCACCTTGTTCTCCATTTTGGGTGTGCTAGTAGGTGTGGGCGGATATGCTTTTCGTACTCTACGAGATGTAGAAACGCTGGTACCTGATTATGACATTAAGACCTAA